In Rathayibacter sp. VKM Ac-2762, one DNA window encodes the following:
- a CDS encoding VTT domain-containing protein produces MNHAALVPWLDPETILTSFGPWGVLVVCLIVFAETGLLIGFLFPGDTLLIITGLLAHENASNGGLGVPIWLICLAVGFSAFVGGEVGYLIGHKAGPRIFERKESGFFSIENVKRTNAFFERFGGLAVILARFVPIVRTFAPIAAGVAHMNYRKYSLYNLIGALIWGSGVTLIGWLLAFIPPVADFVSHYIDVILIGAVVLALVPTLFHFFQQQRKAKLAADPETDSTESAAYVLDADTLDDKYPKS; encoded by the coding sequence TTGAATCACGCCGCCCTCGTCCCCTGGCTCGATCCGGAGACGATCCTGACCTCGTTCGGCCCCTGGGGCGTGCTCGTGGTCTGCCTCATCGTGTTCGCCGAGACCGGACTGCTGATCGGCTTCCTCTTCCCGGGCGACACGCTGCTGATCATCACGGGCCTGCTGGCGCACGAGAACGCCTCGAACGGCGGCCTCGGCGTCCCGATCTGGCTCATCTGCCTGGCCGTCGGGTTCTCGGCCTTCGTCGGCGGCGAGGTCGGCTACCTGATCGGGCACAAGGCCGGCCCGCGCATCTTCGAGCGCAAGGAGTCCGGCTTCTTCAGCATCGAGAACGTGAAGCGGACCAACGCGTTCTTCGAGCGCTTCGGCGGCCTCGCCGTGATCCTCGCGCGCTTCGTGCCGATCGTCCGCACCTTCGCGCCGATCGCGGCCGGCGTGGCCCACATGAACTACCGCAAGTACAGCCTCTACAACCTCATCGGCGCCCTGATCTGGGGCAGCGGGGTCACCCTGATCGGGTGGCTGCTCGCCTTCATCCCGCCGGTCGCCGACTTCGTCTCGCACTACATCGACGTGATCCTGATCGGCGCGGTCGTGCTCGCGCTGGTGCCGACGCTGTTCCACTTCTTCCAGCAGCAGCGCAAGGCGAAGCTCGCCGCCGACCCCGAGACCGACTCGACCGAGTCGGCCGCCTACGTGCTTGACGCCGACACCCTGGACGACAAGTACCCGAAGTCCTGA
- the rdgB gene encoding RdgB/HAM1 family non-canonical purine NTP pyrophosphatase, translating to MSLDLVLATHNAGKVEEFRAMLAGALPGVGVRAYDGPEPVEDGVSFAENALIKARAAAAHTGLVALADDSGICVDVLGGAPGIFSARWSGRAHDATANLELLLAQLHDVKAEHRGAHFSCTIALVVPDSVLPGGQETVVEGRWDGAIATAPRGANGHGYDPVFVPEAGALTAAELAPEQKNARSHRARAFTALRAELAALSARL from the coding sequence GTGAGCTTGGACCTCGTCCTCGCCACGCACAACGCGGGCAAGGTGGAGGAGTTCCGCGCCATGCTGGCCGGCGCGCTCCCCGGAGTCGGCGTCCGCGCCTACGACGGACCCGAGCCCGTCGAGGACGGCGTGAGCTTCGCCGAGAACGCGCTGATCAAAGCGCGCGCGGCCGCGGCGCACACCGGCCTCGTGGCGCTCGCGGACGACTCCGGGATCTGCGTCGACGTCCTCGGCGGCGCGCCGGGCATCTTCTCGGCCCGCTGGTCGGGACGCGCGCACGACGCGACGGCCAACCTCGAGCTCCTCCTGGCGCAGCTGCACGACGTGAAGGCGGAGCACCGCGGTGCGCACTTCAGCTGCACCATCGCCCTCGTGGTGCCGGACTCCGTGCTCCCCGGCGGGCAGGAGACGGTGGTCGAGGGCCGCTGGGACGGCGCGATCGCGACGGCGCCGCGCGGTGCGAACGGCCACGGCTACGACCCGGTGTTCGTCCCCGAGGCCGGGGCGCTCACGGCGGCCGAGCTCGCTCCCGAGCAGAAGAACGCCCGGAGCCACCGCGCCCGCGCCTTCACCGCGCTGCGCGCCGAGCTCGCCGCCCTGTCCGCCCGGCTCTGA
- the rph gene encoding ribonuclease PH, whose product MTDSTASKAARKDGRAPDELRTVTIERGWSTQAEGSALVSFGNTRVLCTASFTNGVPRWLQGKGKGWVTAEYAMLPRSTNSRMDRESVKGKVGGRTHEISRLIGRSLRAVVDTKALGENTLVIDCDVLQADGGTRTAAITGAYVAMVDAIEWARGKKYVGQKAQPLIDSLSAVSVGIIDGVPMLDLAYVEDVRAETDMNVVVTGRGLFVEVQGTAEGAPFDRRELDALLDLAVAGASDLARIQAEALAAEPGA is encoded by the coding sequence GTGACCGACAGCACCGCATCGAAGGCCGCGCGCAAGGACGGGCGGGCGCCCGACGAGCTGCGCACCGTGACGATCGAGCGCGGCTGGAGCACCCAGGCGGAGGGCTCCGCGCTCGTCTCGTTCGGGAACACCAGGGTGCTCTGCACCGCCTCCTTCACGAACGGCGTGCCGCGCTGGCTGCAGGGCAAGGGCAAGGGCTGGGTCACCGCCGAGTACGCGATGCTGCCCCGCTCCACCAACTCCCGCATGGACCGCGAGTCGGTCAAGGGGAAGGTGGGCGGGCGCACGCACGAGATCTCCCGGCTGATCGGCCGGAGCCTGCGCGCGGTGGTCGACACGAAGGCGCTCGGCGAGAACACCCTCGTCATCGACTGCGACGTCCTCCAGGCCGACGGCGGCACCCGCACCGCGGCGATCACCGGCGCCTACGTGGCGATGGTCGACGCGATCGAGTGGGCGCGCGGCAAGAAGTACGTGGGGCAGAAGGCGCAGCCGCTGATCGACAGCCTCTCGGCGGTGTCCGTCGGCATCATCGACGGCGTGCCGATGCTCGACCTGGCCTACGTCGAGGACGTGCGCGCCGAGACCGACATGAACGTCGTCGTCACCGGACGAGGCCTGTTCGTCGAGGTGCAGGGAACCGCCGAGGGGGCCCCGTTCGACCGCCGCGAGCTCGACGCCCTGCTCGACCTCGCGGTCGCCGGCGCCTCCGACCTCGCCCGCATCCAGGCCGAAGCGCTCGCCGCGGAGCCCGGAGCGTGA
- the murI gene encoding glutamate racemase: MTDAPLGIFDSGVGGLTVARSVIDQLQNESIVYLGDTAHSPYGPKPLADVRAYALDTLDTLVDQGAKLLVIACNTASAAMMRDARERYTLGRGIPVIEVIQPAVRSAVRDTRNRRVGVIGTVGTIRSRAYDDAFVAAPDLQLFTAACPRFVEFVEAGVTWSDELLAVAEEYLAPLKAAGVDTLVLGCTHYPLLRGAIAYVMGPDVRLVSSAEETALDVYRTLVAHGLQRTSAAPPTYRWEETGSSDFVRLARRFLGPEVSSVDLVETGTINLRELDRAALPHDRGRPE; the protein is encoded by the coding sequence GTGACGGACGCACCGCTGGGCATCTTCGACTCCGGAGTCGGCGGGCTCACCGTCGCCCGCTCCGTGATCGACCAGCTGCAGAACGAGTCGATCGTCTACCTCGGCGACACCGCGCACTCGCCCTACGGGCCCAAGCCGCTCGCCGACGTCCGCGCCTACGCCCTCGACACCCTCGACACGCTGGTCGACCAGGGCGCCAAGCTGCTCGTCATCGCCTGCAACACCGCCTCGGCCGCGATGATGCGCGACGCCCGCGAGCGCTACACGCTCGGCCGCGGCATCCCGGTGATCGAGGTCATCCAGCCCGCCGTCCGCAGCGCTGTCCGCGACACGCGCAACCGCCGCGTCGGCGTGATCGGCACGGTCGGGACGATCCGCTCCCGCGCCTACGACGACGCCTTCGTCGCCGCGCCCGACCTGCAGCTGTTCACCGCCGCCTGCCCGCGCTTCGTCGAGTTCGTCGAGGCGGGCGTCACCTGGAGCGACGAGCTGCTCGCGGTGGCGGAGGAGTACCTCGCGCCGCTCAAGGCCGCGGGGGTCGACACGCTCGTCCTCGGCTGCACGCACTACCCGCTGCTGCGCGGTGCCATCGCGTACGTGATGGGGCCGGACGTCCGCCTCGTCTCGAGCGCCGAGGAGACCGCGCTCGACGTCTACCGGACCCTCGTGGCGCACGGCCTGCAGCGCACCTCCGCCGCGCCTCCGACCTACCGGTGGGAGGAGACGGGCTCGAGCGACTTCGTGCGCCTCGCCCGCCGCTTCCTCGGCCCGGAGGTCTCGAGCGTCGACCTCGTCGAGACCGGCACCATCAACCTGCGCGAGCTCGACCGGGCCGCGCTCCCGCACGATCGAGGGAGACCCGAGTGA
- a CDS encoding nicotinate phosphoribosyltransferase produces MDSTAFLTDRYELTMVEGALGSGTADRRCMFEVFARSLPPGRRYGVLAGTGRLLELISRFRFGDDELSWLRENRVVDSRTLDWLADYRFRGDVWGYREGEVYLPGSPVLIVEAPFADGVLLETLVLSVLNHDSAVASAAARMVSAADGRPLAEMGSRRAGERSAVAAARAAYIAGFGASSNLEAGRSFGVPTMGTSAHSFTLLHDSEEEAFRAQVAALGPGTTLLVDTYDVTAAVDLAVRVAGTGLGAVRIDSGDLPQQVAAVRQQLDALGATGTRITVTNDLDEYGIAALAASPVDSYGVGTSVATGSGHPTAGMVYKLVAHEDDAGEWVAVAKKSVSKASIGGRKAAGRLLSDDGIAEAEVVHVGAGPEGAVGEGERALLVPLIEDGTIRPEHLGIEGVAAARAHHANAVLELPIDALRLGRGEPVIQTRYE; encoded by the coding sequence ATGGACTCCACGGCCTTCCTCACCGACCGGTACGAGCTCACGATGGTCGAGGGCGCCCTCGGCAGCGGCACCGCCGACCGCCGCTGCATGTTCGAGGTGTTCGCCCGGAGCCTCCCGCCCGGACGCCGCTACGGCGTGCTCGCGGGCACCGGCCGGCTCCTCGAGCTGATCTCGCGCTTCCGCTTCGGCGACGACGAGCTGTCCTGGCTCCGCGAGAACCGCGTCGTCGACTCCCGCACGCTGGACTGGCTCGCCGACTACCGCTTCCGGGGCGACGTCTGGGGCTACCGCGAGGGTGAGGTCTACCTCCCGGGCTCCCCCGTGCTCATCGTCGAGGCGCCCTTCGCCGACGGCGTGCTGCTGGAGACCCTGGTGCTCAGCGTCCTCAACCACGACAGCGCCGTGGCGAGCGCCGCCGCGCGGATGGTCTCGGCCGCCGACGGGCGACCGCTCGCCGAGATGGGCTCGCGCCGCGCCGGCGAGCGGTCCGCCGTCGCCGCGGCTCGCGCCGCCTACATCGCCGGATTCGGCGCCTCCTCGAACCTGGAGGCGGGCCGCAGCTTCGGCGTGCCCACGATGGGCACCTCCGCGCACTCCTTCACCCTCCTCCACGACTCGGAGGAGGAGGCGTTCCGCGCGCAGGTCGCCGCGCTCGGCCCCGGCACGACCCTCCTGGTGGACACCTACGACGTGACGGCCGCCGTCGACCTGGCGGTCCGCGTCGCCGGCACCGGCCTCGGCGCTGTGCGCATCGACTCCGGCGACCTCCCCCAGCAGGTGGCCGCCGTCCGGCAGCAGCTGGACGCGCTCGGCGCGACCGGCACGCGCATCACCGTCACCAACGACCTCGACGAGTACGGGATCGCCGCGCTCGCGGCCTCACCGGTCGACTCCTACGGCGTCGGCACCTCGGTGGCGACGGGCTCGGGCCACCCGACGGCGGGCATGGTCTACAAGCTGGTCGCGCACGAGGACGACGCGGGCGAGTGGGTCGCGGTGGCGAAGAAGTCGGTCTCGAAGGCGTCGATCGGCGGACGGAAGGCCGCCGGCCGTCTGCTCTCCGACGACGGGATCGCCGAGGCCGAGGTCGTGCACGTGGGCGCCGGCCCCGAGGGCGCCGTCGGCGAGGGCGAGCGGGCGCTGCTCGTCCCCCTGATCGAGGACGGGACGATCCGTCCCGAGCACCTCGGCATCGAGGGAGTGGCGGCAGCCCGCGCGCACCACGCGAACGCGGTCCTCGAGCTGCCGATCGACGCGCTCCGGCTCGGCCGCGGCGAGCCCGTCATCCAGACCCGCTACGAGTGA
- a CDS encoding DUF3039 domain-containing protein, whose translation MIPRVQNSSTDPLEGGGGTATLDRELEELLNQESIEPGDHERFSHYVPKDKILESAITGKPVRALCGKKWLPGRDPEKFPVCPACKEIYAKMK comes from the coding sequence ATGATTCCGCGCGTCCAGAACAGCAGCACCGACCCCCTCGAGGGAGGCGGAGGAACCGCCACGCTCGACCGCGAGCTCGAGGAGCTCCTCAACCAGGAGTCCATCGAGCCGGGCGACCACGAGCGCTTCTCCCACTACGTGCCGAAGGACAAGATCCTCGAGAGCGCCATCACCGGCAAGCCGGTCCGCGCGCTCTGCGGCAAGAAGTGGCTCCCGGGCCGCGACCCGGAGAAGTTCCCGGTGTGCCCGGCCTGCAAGGAGATCTACGCGAAGATGAAGTGA
- a CDS encoding ABC transporter permease, with product MAARLLRLRIDVLLGAFRSGPARSAGAVLGVLVVVAVTALLIAAIGALRSSDAAAGALVTAGGLVSVGFLVLPFLLGPLDPMDPRAFRLFGLPPLRLAGALALAGLVSVPTLALLVVGLASAPLVPGAGAFAVVGPLLAVATASLFARIGLAASAALVPSRTARELLAVLGLVLMLGGPAALGAAALVDTGDTPVLERWGAAMGATPFGAAWMIAPAALTGDALGPLLLALATLVAAGALWWLVVRLLTERPERTHRPPRGLRLGWFDVLGSTRTGAIAARSITYWLRDPRYQASLVAVPVLPVAALLLLAVVGVPFPLLSLLPVPLIALFLGWFLHNDVAYDGSAFWLHVAAGVRGWSDRLGRAFPTLLLGVPVVVLGSLISSATSGLPDALPVVLAVNTCLLLVPAGVASAVSARLAYPAPRPGDSAFTQPQAPGASGAGPQSLAFGLGLLLSAPAVVLGVRALFVDPEAAGDAVLVGFGSAVVVFALGVLLGGRLFERRATELVAFTSRY from the coding sequence GTGGCTGCACGACTTCTCCGGCTGAGGATCGACGTCCTCCTGGGCGCGTTCCGCTCCGGGCCCGCGCGCTCGGCCGGCGCCGTCCTGGGCGTGCTCGTGGTCGTCGCGGTGACGGCCCTGCTGATCGCGGCGATCGGCGCGCTGCGCTCCTCCGACGCGGCGGCGGGCGCTCTCGTGACCGCCGGCGGCCTCGTCTCCGTCGGCTTCCTGGTGCTGCCCTTCCTGCTCGGCCCGCTCGACCCGATGGATCCGCGCGCGTTCCGCCTCTTCGGCCTTCCGCCGCTCCGCCTCGCCGGGGCGCTCGCCCTGGCCGGCCTCGTCTCGGTCCCCACGCTCGCCCTGCTGGTGGTCGGGCTCGCGAGCGCGCCGCTCGTCCCGGGCGCAGGCGCCTTCGCCGTGGTCGGCCCGCTCCTCGCGGTGGCGACGGCCTCCCTGTTCGCGCGGATCGGCCTCGCCGCCTCCGCCGCCCTCGTCCCCTCCCGGACCGCCCGCGAGCTGCTGGCCGTCCTCGGCCTGGTGCTGATGCTGGGCGGTCCCGCAGCCCTCGGCGCCGCCGCGCTGGTCGACACGGGGGACACCCCGGTGCTCGAGCGCTGGGGTGCGGCGATGGGGGCCACTCCGTTCGGTGCGGCGTGGATGATCGCCCCGGCCGCCCTGACCGGCGACGCGCTCGGCCCGCTCCTGCTGGCCCTGGCGACGCTCGTCGCAGCGGGCGCGCTCTGGTGGCTCGTCGTCCGCCTGCTGACGGAGCGGCCCGAGCGCACGCACCGGCCGCCGCGCGGCCTCCGGCTGGGCTGGTTCGACGTCCTCGGCTCGACCCGGACCGGCGCGATCGCGGCGCGCAGCATCACCTACTGGCTCCGGGATCCGCGCTACCAGGCGTCGCTCGTCGCCGTGCCGGTGCTGCCGGTCGCGGCCCTGCTGCTGCTCGCGGTCGTCGGCGTCCCCTTCCCGCTGCTCTCGCTGCTCCCGGTCCCGCTGATCGCGCTGTTCCTCGGCTGGTTCCTCCACAACGACGTCGCCTACGACGGCTCGGCGTTCTGGCTCCACGTGGCCGCGGGCGTCCGCGGCTGGTCGGACCGGCTCGGCCGCGCCTTCCCGACCCTCCTGCTCGGCGTGCCGGTCGTCGTGCTCGGCTCGCTGATCAGCAGCGCGACCTCGGGGCTCCCCGATGCGCTGCCCGTCGTGCTCGCGGTGAACACCTGCCTCCTGCTCGTCCCCGCCGGCGTCGCCAGCGCCGTCTCGGCACGGCTCGCCTATCCGGCTCCGCGCCCGGGCGACAGCGCGTTCACGCAGCCCCAGGCCCCCGGAGCCAGTGGCGCCGGTCCGCAGTCCCTCGCGTTCGGCCTGGGGTTGCTCCTCTCGGCTCCGGCCGTGGTGCTCGGCGTCCGGGCCCTGTTCGTCGACCCGGAGGCGGCGGGCGACGCCGTGCTCGTCGGCTTCGGCAGCGCCGTGGTCGTCTTCGCCCTCGGCGTGCTCCTCGGCGGCCGGCTGTTCGAGCGCCGCGCGACCGAGCTGGTCGCGTTCACCAGCCGCTACTAG
- a CDS encoding ABC transporter ATP-binding protein, whose product MTSVTNAEPAEGAADPDGASPVVFELHQLTRTFGRTVAVDRIDLAVRAGTFYGIIGPNGAGKTTTLSMMTGLLRPDTGRVLVHGVDVWKDPSAAKPLIGVLPDRLRLFDRLTGAQFLAYSAALRGIDLATAKQRTVELAEALGLSDALERLISDYSAGMAKKVALAAAMIHAPRVLVLDEPFESVDPVSSAAVITVLRRFVEGGGTVVLSSHGLDFIERVCDDVAVIVGGRVLASGTVAEVAGTATLEERFLELAGGKQIAEGLQWLHDFSG is encoded by the coding sequence ATGACGTCCGTGACGAACGCCGAGCCCGCTGAGGGTGCCGCGGATCCGGACGGCGCCTCGCCCGTCGTCTTCGAGCTGCACCAGCTGACCCGGACCTTCGGGAGGACGGTGGCGGTCGACCGCATCGACCTGGCCGTCCGCGCGGGGACCTTCTACGGGATCATCGGCCCGAACGGCGCGGGCAAGACCACCACGCTCTCGATGATGACGGGCCTTCTTCGACCCGACACCGGCCGCGTCCTCGTGCACGGCGTCGACGTCTGGAAGGACCCGTCGGCCGCGAAGCCGCTGATCGGGGTCCTGCCCGACCGCCTCCGGCTGTTCGACCGGCTCACCGGCGCCCAGTTCCTCGCCTACTCCGCCGCGCTGCGCGGCATCGACCTCGCCACGGCGAAGCAGCGCACGGTCGAGCTGGCCGAGGCGCTCGGCCTCTCCGACGCGCTGGAGCGCCTGATCTCGGACTACTCCGCGGGGATGGCGAAGAAGGTCGCCCTCGCGGCGGCGATGATCCACGCCCCGCGCGTGCTGGTCCTCGACGAGCCGTTCGAGTCGGTGGACCCGGTCTCCTCGGCCGCCGTGATCACCGTGCTGCGCCGCTTCGTCGAGGGCGGCGGCACCGTCGTCCTCTCCAGCCACGGGCTCGACTTCATCGAGCGCGTCTGCGACGACGTGGCCGTGATCGTCGGCGGGCGCGTGCTCGCCTCCGGGACGGTCGCGGAGGTCGCCGGCACCGCGACGCTGGAGGAGCGCTTCCTCGAGCTCGCGGGCGGCAAGCAGATCGCCGAGGGGCTGCAGTGGCTGCACGACTTCTCCGGCTGA
- a CDS encoding phosphocholine cytidylyltransferase family protein: MHTGSTSSSPATVVILAAGMGSRLGRSLPKPLTPLSDGRTIMQQQFDNIHHAFGTKVPVSIVVGYKLEHIIEAFPSATFVYNEQYDQTNTSKSLLRALQASGQGGVLWMNGDVVFDPRILDRAAALIAKDVSFVTVNTSKVSDEEVKYTTSAEGFIQELSKTVRGGLGEAVGINYVSASDKAALVRQLARVDAQDYFERGIELAIEQDRLLVEPMDISDLYAVEVDFAEDLERANLFV, translated from the coding sequence ATGCACACAGGTTCGACGAGCAGCAGCCCCGCCACCGTCGTCATCCTCGCCGCAGGGATGGGCAGCCGGCTCGGCCGCTCCCTCCCCAAGCCGCTCACGCCGCTCAGCGACGGGCGGACGATCATGCAGCAGCAGTTCGACAACATCCACCACGCCTTCGGCACGAAGGTCCCGGTGAGCATCGTCGTCGGCTACAAGCTCGAGCACATCATCGAGGCCTTCCCCTCGGCGACGTTCGTCTACAACGAGCAGTACGACCAGACCAACACCTCCAAGAGCCTCCTCCGCGCACTGCAGGCGAGCGGGCAGGGCGGCGTGCTCTGGATGAACGGCGACGTCGTCTTCGACCCGCGCATCCTCGACCGCGCGGCCGCGCTGATCGCGAAGGACGTCTCCTTCGTCACCGTCAACACCTCGAAGGTGTCGGACGAGGAGGTCAAGTACACGACGAGCGCCGAGGGCTTCATCCAGGAGCTCTCCAAGACGGTGCGCGGCGGCCTCGGCGAGGCGGTCGGGATCAACTACGTGTCCGCCTCCGACAAGGCCGCGCTGGTGCGCCAGCTCGCCCGGGTCGACGCCCAGGACTACTTCGAGCGTGGCATAGAGTTGGCGATCGAGCAGGACCGCCTGCTCGTCGAGCCGATGGACATCTCCGACCTCTACGCCGTCGAGGTGGACTTCGCCGAGGACCTCGAGCGCGCGAACCTCTTCGTCTGA
- a CDS encoding ABC transporter permease gives MRHRRSRAWRYRHSLWLLTRRDLTVRYATSALGYVWSVLDPLVMSGIYFFVFTVVFRRTVGEDPYIVFLLAGLLPWMWFNQATSDATRAFLREAKLVRSTSIPRTIWVGRIVLSKGIEFVASLPVLVLFAVIAGAHLTWAALLFPVAILLQAVLTLGVGLLVAPLVVFFRDLERAVKLVLRFLFYASPIIYSTANLPEQIRPLAALNPLSGIFALYRSAFFESELDVPLILASAGISVLVLALGLVVFRRSERAVLKEL, from the coding sequence CTGCGCCACCGGCGCTCCCGGGCCTGGCGCTACCGCCACTCCCTCTGGCTGCTCACCAGGCGCGACCTCACCGTCCGGTACGCCACGAGCGCGCTCGGCTACGTCTGGTCGGTGCTCGACCCGCTCGTCATGTCGGGCATCTACTTCTTCGTCTTCACCGTCGTCTTCCGGCGGACCGTCGGCGAGGACCCGTACATCGTCTTCCTGCTCGCGGGCCTGCTGCCGTGGATGTGGTTCAACCAGGCGACGTCCGACGCGACCCGCGCGTTCCTCCGCGAGGCGAAGCTGGTGCGGTCGACGTCGATCCCGCGGACCATCTGGGTCGGGCGGATCGTGCTCTCGAAGGGCATCGAGTTCGTGGCGAGCCTGCCGGTGCTGGTGCTCTTCGCCGTGATCGCCGGCGCGCACCTGACCTGGGCGGCGCTGCTGTTCCCCGTGGCGATCCTGCTGCAGGCGGTGCTCACGCTCGGCGTGGGTCTGCTGGTGGCCCCGCTCGTGGTGTTCTTCCGCGATCTGGAGCGGGCCGTGAAGCTCGTGCTCCGGTTCCTCTTCTACGCGTCGCCGATCATCTACTCCACGGCCAACCTGCCGGAGCAGATCCGGCCGCTCGCGGCGCTCAACCCGCTCAGCGGGATCTTCGCCCTCTACCGCTCCGCGTTCTTCGAGAGCGAGCTCGACGTCCCGCTCATCCTCGCCTCCGCGGGCATCTCGGTGCTCGTGCTGGCGCTGGGCCTCGTCGTCTTCCGCCGCTCCGAGCGCGCGGTGCTGAAGGAGCTGTGA
- a CDS encoding ABC transporter ATP-binding protein, giving the protein MADAPVVIECRGLGIRFRRNRRGRRSFKDLFAGRSRRSRPGEFWALRGLDVQVRAGEAIGVVGRNGQGKSTLLKLVAGVVLPDEGAVEVRGGVAPLIEITGGFVADLSVRENVYLTAGLHGMSKREVDARFDSIIEFAEIGDFLDTPYKHLSSGMKVRIAFSVVSRLEEPIILVDEVLAVGDRAFREKCYARIEELLASGRTLFFVSHNERDLRRFCTRGLYLDKGRLVLDAPIEEVLARYAEDYAPTPRSSTAPAEGPPVQGTVSDD; this is encoded by the coding sequence ATGGCCGACGCCCCGGTGGTCATCGAGTGCCGCGGCCTCGGGATCCGCTTCCGCCGCAACCGGCGGGGCCGCCGCTCCTTCAAGGACCTCTTCGCCGGCCGCTCCCGCCGCTCGCGGCCCGGCGAGTTCTGGGCGCTGCGCGGGCTCGACGTGCAGGTGCGGGCGGGCGAGGCGATCGGTGTCGTCGGCCGGAACGGTCAGGGCAAGTCGACGCTGCTCAAGCTCGTCGCCGGCGTGGTGCTGCCGGACGAGGGCGCGGTGGAGGTGCGCGGGGGCGTCGCTCCGCTCATCGAGATCACCGGCGGCTTCGTGGCCGACCTGAGCGTCCGCGAGAACGTCTACCTGACCGCGGGTCTCCACGGGATGTCCAAGCGCGAGGTCGACGCGCGCTTCGACTCGATCATCGAGTTCGCCGAGATCGGCGACTTCCTCGACACCCCCTACAAGCACCTCTCGAGCGGGATGAAGGTGCGCATCGCCTTCTCCGTCGTGTCGCGGCTCGAGGAGCCGATCATCCTGGTGGACGAGGTGCTCGCGGTCGGCGACAGGGCGTTCCGCGAGAAGTGCTACGCGCGGATCGAGGAGCTGCTCGCCTCCGGCCGCACCCTCTTCTTCGTCTCGCACAACGAGCGCGACCTCCGCCGCTTCTGCACGCGCGGCCTCTACCTGGACAAGGGCCGCCTGGTGCTGGACGCGCCGATCGAGGAGGTGCTCGCGCGTTACGCTGAGGACTACGCGCCGACACCGCGGAGCAGCACGGCGCCGGCCGAGGGCCCGCCCGTCCAGGGCACCGTCTCCGACGACTGA